A genomic window from Nicotiana sylvestris chromosome 11, ASM39365v2, whole genome shotgun sequence includes:
- the LOC104228022 gene encoding putative calcium-binding protein CML19: MCMESVSVPSVENKSYFSRLRKRFSLKKATTTTITTDRLSMSRSSSRSNNSSELERVFTYFDENGDGKVSPAELRRCVKAVGGELTVEEAEMAVRLSDSDGDGLLGLEDFTKLMEGMEEERNKESELIGAFGMYEMEGSGYITPKSLKRMLSRLGESTSIDNCKAMIQRFDINGDGVLSFDEFKVMMTS, translated from the coding sequence ATGTGCATGGAATCGGTTTCTGTACCTAGTGTTGAAAACAAATCTTATTTCTCAAGATTAAGGAAGAGGTTTTCACTCAAAAAGGCAACGACGACAACTATTACTACTGATCGTCTTTCGATGAGTAGAAGTAGTAGCAGAAGTAATAATAGTAGCGAGTTAGAGAGGGTATTTACATACTTTGACGAGAACGGAGACGGCAAGGTTTCACCGGCGGAGCTAAGGAGGTGTGTGAAGGCGGTAGGAGGCGAACTGACGGTAGAGGAGGCGGAGATGGCGGTGAGGTTATCGGATTCCGATGGGGATGGATTGTTGGGTTTGGAGGATTTTACGAAACTAATGGAAGGAATGGAAGAGGAGAGGAATAAGGAGAGTGAGTTGATTGGTGCTTTCGGGATGTATGAAATGGAGGGGAGTGGATACATTACTCCTAAGAGCTTGAAGAGGATGCTGAGTCGACTCGGTGAGTCAACCTCCATTGATAATTGCAAAGCTATGATTCAGAGATTTGATATCAATGGAGATGGAGTTCTCAGCTTTGATGAGTTCAAAGTTATGATGACAAGTTAA